One genomic segment of Natrononativus amylolyticus includes these proteins:
- the hemB gene encoding porphobilinogen synthase, producing the protein MDLTHRPRRLRQDRIRGLVSETSLEPSDLIAPVFVDATTDERIPIESMPGHERVPVEEAVTRVEEVLETGVGAVMLFGIPGSKDPGGSRAWADDGVIQEATRRITGETDAYVITDVCLCEYTDHGHCGPLEAGLETAHDHAARGAERDPADREATVTVDNDATLTALERIVTSHAAAGADMVAPSGMMDGMVGVIREALDREGYEHVPVMSYAAKYRSAFYGPFRDAADGAPAFGDRRHYQMDPANRREALREVSLDVEEGADVLMVKPALPYLDIVSDLRREFDHPIAAYNVSGEYAMLHAAAEKGWLDLESTALESLLSIKRAGADLILTYFAEDVADRL; encoded by the coding sequence ATGGACCTCACCCACCGACCCCGCCGGCTCCGCCAGGACCGCATCCGGGGGCTCGTCAGCGAGACGAGCCTCGAGCCGTCGGACCTCATCGCACCGGTGTTTGTCGACGCGACGACCGACGAGCGAATTCCGATCGAGTCGATGCCCGGCCACGAGCGGGTGCCCGTCGAGGAGGCGGTGACCCGCGTCGAGGAGGTACTCGAGACCGGCGTGGGGGCGGTGATGCTGTTCGGTATCCCCGGGTCGAAGGACCCCGGGGGGAGCCGCGCCTGGGCCGACGACGGCGTGATCCAGGAGGCCACTCGTCGAATCACGGGCGAGACCGACGCCTACGTCATCACGGACGTCTGCCTCTGTGAGTACACGGACCACGGCCACTGCGGTCCCCTGGAAGCGGGTCTCGAGACGGCACACGATCACGCCGCCCGCGGCGCGGAACGCGACCCCGCCGACCGCGAGGCCACCGTGACGGTGGACAACGACGCGACCCTGACGGCTCTCGAGCGGATCGTCACCTCTCACGCGGCCGCAGGGGCGGACATGGTGGCGCCCTCGGGCATGATGGACGGCATGGTCGGCGTCATTCGGGAGGCGCTCGACCGCGAGGGGTACGAGCACGTTCCGGTGATGAGCTACGCGGCGAAGTACCGGAGCGCCTTCTACGGCCCGTTCCGCGACGCCGCCGACGGCGCCCCCGCCTTCGGGGACCGGCGCCACTACCAGATGGACCCGGCGAACCGCCGCGAGGCGCTTCGCGAGGTTTCTCTCGACGTCGAGGAGGGCGCGGACGTGCTGATGGTCAAACCCGCCCTCCCCTACCTCGATATCGTGAGCGACCTTCGCCGCGAGTTCGACCATCCGATCGCCGCCTACAACGTCTCGGGAGAGTACGCGATGCTCCACGCCGCGGCCGAGAAAGGGTGGCTGGATCTCGAGTCGACGGCGCTCGAGTCGCTGCTCTCGATCAAGCGGGCGGGCGCGGATCTGATCCTCACCTACTTCGCGGAGGACGTCGCCGACCGCCTCTGA